The following are encoded together in the Kwoniella europaea PYCC6329 chromosome 1, complete sequence genome:
- a CDS encoding glycine-tRNA ligase, producing the protein MVTQSAASTSHPSELAQPINKTAHEFDKTALDALLARRFFFAPAFEIYGGVAGLYDYGPTGSALQANVLDAWRKHYIIEEDMLELDTTIMTLSEVLKTSGHVDKFADWMVKDVQTGEIFRADHLVEAVIEARLKGDKEARGVKDEPVVEEDDKKKKKKKNVKSVAIKLDDEVVAEYESLLAQIDNYTGPELGELVRKHNIRNPTTGNELSEPVEFNLMFESNIGPTGQIKGYLRPETAQGHFVNFARLLEFNNGKVPFASAQIGRSFRNEIAPRQGLLRVREFTMAEIEHYVDPLDKRHARFNEVKDVVLTLLPKDIQSEGKTDTTQMTVGDAVAKKIVDNETLGYFLGRTQLFLQKIGIDPKRMRCRQHMANEMAHYAADCWDFEIQSSYGWIECVGCADRSAYDLTVHSVRTKQPLRVQQKLDQPRKVEKLDVQFDAKKFGMTFKKDATMIKDTLLGLEKDKLQCIKDELVNGKSSVKCADGKSYDITSDLVKIEPITVTEHMREFTPNVIEPSFGIGRILYSLLEHSYWAREQDKARGVLSLPSVVAPIKCLIVTISQDAELRAKIHEISRKMRRIGIASRVDDSSASIGKKYARNDELGTPFGCTVDFATIQKGTITLRERDSTNQLIGQVDDVIAVVDQLVKGTIDWKGASEKLEPYSGVQDVEE; encoded by the exons ATGGTAACTCAATCAGCAGCTTCCACTTCGCACCCCTCCGAGCTCGCGCAACCTATCAACAAAACCGCTCATGAGTTCGACAAGACCGCTTTAGATGCGTTGTTGGCGAGGaggttcttcttcgctcCTGCTTTTGAGATctatggag GTGTCGCCGGTCTCTATGATTACGGACCTACCGGATCAGCCTTACAGGCCAACGTTCTTGACGCTTGGAGAAAACACTATATCATCGAAGAGGATATGTTGGAATTGGATACTACCATTATGACTTTGTCGGAGGTACTCAAAACTTCAGGTCATGTTGACAA GTTCGCCGATTGGATGGTCAAAGACGTCCAGACCGGAGAGATATTCCGAGCGGACCACCTGGTCGAGGCTGTCATTGAAGCTaggttgaaaggtgataaagaaGCCAGAGGTGTAAAGGATGAACCGgtagttgaggaagatgataagaagaaaaaaaagaagaagaacgttAAATCAGTGGCCATCAAATTGGACGATGAGGTCGTTGCTGAGTATGAAAGTTTGTTGGCTCAG ATCGACAACTACACTGGTCCAGAACTCGGTGAACTCGTACGAAAACATAACATCCGAAACCCTACCACCGGTAACGAACTATCCGAACCTGTAGAATTCAACCTTATGTTCGAGAGTAACATCGGTCCTACCGGTCAGATCAAGGG TTACCTCCGACCTGAAACCGCCCAGGGTCATTTCGTAAACTTTGCTCGATTATTGGAATTCAACAATGGTAAAGTCCCATTCGCATCTGCGCAAATCGGTAGATCGTTCAGAAATGAAATTGCCCCAAGACAAGGTTTACTCCGAGTCAG AGAATTCACCATGGCCGAAATTGAACATTATGTTGATCCCCTTGATAAACGACATGCGAGATTCAACGAAGTGAAAGATGTTGTTTTGACCTTGTTACCTAAAGATATTCAGAGTGAAGGTAAGACCGATACCACACAGATGACTGTTGGAGATGCTGTTGCAAAG AAAATCGTCGATAATGAAACTCTCGGTTATTTCCTTGGTCGAACGCAACTCTTCTTGCAGAAGATCGGTATCGACccaaagaggatgagatgtagACAACATATGGCTAATGAGATGGCGCACTATGCAGCT GACTGCTGGGACTTTGAGATCCAATCTTCATACGGATGGATCGAATGTGTAGGATGTGCCGATCGTTCCGCATACGATTTGACCGTTCATTCAGTTCGAACCAAACAACCTTTGAGGGTACAACAGAAATTAGACCAACCTAGAAAAGTTGAGAAATTAGATGTTCAATTTGATGCTAAGAAATTCGGTATGACTTTCAAGAAGGATGCTACGATGATCAAAGATACTTTGTTGGGATTGGAGAAAGATAAGTTGCAGTGtatcaaagatgaattggtgaATGG CAAATCATCAGTCAAATGTGCCGATGGTAAATCATATGATATCACATCTGATCTCGTCAAGATCGAGCCCATCACCGTCACCGAGCACA TGCGAGAATTCACCCCTAATGTTATCGAACCTTCTTTCGGTATTGGTCGAATCTTGTACTCCTTGCTCGAACACTCATACTGGGCTCGAGAACAAGACAAAGCACGAGGT GTTCTCTCCCTCCCTTCAGTCGTGGCTCCTATCAAATGTCTAATCGTCACCATCTCCCAAGATGCCGAATTGAGAGCTAAAATACATGAAATCT CccgaaagatgagaagaatcGGTATTGCCAGTCGAGTTGACGATTCATCCGCATCGATCGGTAAGAAATACGCAAGgaatgatgaattgggtaCACCTTTCGGATGTACTGTTGATTTCGCTA CCATCCAAAAAGGAACCATCACTTTGAGAGAACGAGATTCGACCAACCAGTTGATTGGTCAAGTCGACGATGTTATTGCTGTAGTAGACCAATTGGTCAAAGGTACGATCGACTGGAAAGGCGCTTCGGAGAAGTTGGAACCTTATAGTGGTGTCCAGGATGTGGAGGAGTAA